TAGTCAGTCTCTCTGCTGGAAGCCATTGTACATTCCCGTATCGCTGGCACTTGTCGCACTTCTTAACGATTTCAACAGTGTCCACCTGCATAGTAGGCCAAAAATAACCTGTTCGTATTACCTTGTTTACCAAGGATCTAGGGCCAGCGTGGTCGCCGCAAATTCCTCCATGGATTTCTTCTAGTACGTATCTGGCTTCTTCTTCATCGACACACTTCAAGTAAGGCATGGAGAAGCCTTTCTTGTATAAGGCGTCATTAAGGATCGTGAACCTGGCCGCCCTCTTCTTGATCATTTTAGCTTCTTCTATATTCTGAGGGAGGTGCCCATCTTGGAGGAAAGACATTATTGGTGTCATCCAGTTGTTTGCGCTCTGGATGGTGAATGTTGGGACCTCTTCAATGCTGGGGTGCTTCTGGACTTCCATCGCCAAGTCCATGctaatctctcatttttttgaCGATGCTAGCTTCGAGATTTCGTCTGCCCCCATATTCTAACTTCTTGGG
This genomic stretch from Quercus lobata isolate SW786 chromosome 3, ValleyOak3.0 Primary Assembly, whole genome shotgun sequence harbors:
- the LOC115980322 gene encoding uncharacterized protein LOC115980322; protein product: MDLAMEVQKHPSIEEVPTFTIQSANNWMTPIMSFLQDGHLPQNIEEAKMIKKRAARFTILNDALYKKGFSMPYLKCVDEEEARYVLEEIHGGICGDHAGPRSLVDTVEIVKKCDKCQRYGNVQWLPAERLTTIESKWPFAQWGIDIVGPLPQGKGQVRDSLDDYIR